One window from the genome of Mycolicibacterium gadium encodes:
- a CDS encoding DUF7159 family protein — protein MDVRKGGMDAVLGLSVTPSAVGLVLVEGQDADGSTVDREAFEIVSGRHATPFDTSEKAAAAVLRTEAIAATRGQRLHSIGVTWSEGADAEASLLLKSLNDRGFDNVVPIRLPEATEALAWGIAEVIGYEVTAVCVIEPETVITLIVHSGEGAVQTAVNHAIDTEEALLRWLSAVFARADWRPEALVVVGSGSELHGVVPRLEDILGVPVYVPAESELALARGAALASAHNSEVLEIARIGERAPSERRRQHGTTGPLAMLVAGAVTFVVSVSVAVSLEVTPERDIAAPEPRPAANTSPDVASAAARAALPAAPTAAVPIPIAPAPVPPPEAPPVEVAPPGAAPADIPETLPADGMPSAAPIDATVPEAPALPPPVTPIEALPPAAVPPAPGLIPAQPTPVQQRPGLLTRLRDRLSNIGGNDEAPAPQAPVPAAAGAPPAPGAPPAPPPEAAAVPPDAPAPPPEAPLLPPQ, from the coding sequence ATGGACGTCCGGAAGGGTGGTATGGACGCCGTACTCGGCTTATCGGTGACACCGTCCGCCGTCGGTCTCGTGCTCGTCGAAGGGCAGGACGCCGACGGTTCGACGGTCGACCGCGAAGCCTTCGAAATCGTTTCCGGCCGGCATGCGACGCCGTTCGACACCTCGGAGAAGGCCGCCGCCGCCGTGCTGCGGACCGAGGCGATCGCGGCAACCCGTGGTCAGCGATTGCACTCCATTGGAGTGACGTGGAGTGAGGGCGCCGACGCTGAGGCCTCATTGCTGTTGAAGTCGTTGAACGACCGCGGTTTTGACAACGTCGTGCCCATCCGGCTGCCCGAGGCGACGGAAGCCCTGGCATGGGGAATAGCCGAGGTCATCGGATACGAAGTGACCGCGGTGTGTGTGATCGAGCCCGAAACGGTGATCACGCTGATCGTTCATTCGGGCGAGGGCGCCGTGCAGACTGCCGTCAACCATGCGATCGACACCGAAGAGGCGTTGCTCCGGTGGTTGAGTGCCGTCTTCGCGCGGGCGGACTGGCGTCCCGAGGCGTTGGTCGTCGTCGGTTCCGGGAGTGAACTCCACGGCGTCGTGCCGCGGCTCGAGGACATCCTGGGGGTGCCGGTGTACGTTCCGGCCGAATCCGAGCTCGCATTGGCCAGGGGCGCCGCGCTCGCGTCAGCGCACAACTCGGAGGTCCTGGAGATCGCCCGTATCGGTGAGCGGGCGCCCAGCGAGCGCCGCAGGCAGCACGGGACGACCGGCCCGCTGGCCATGCTCGTGGCGGGTGCAGTGACCTTCGTCGTCTCGGTGTCCGTGGCCGTCAGCCTCGAGGTGACGCCGGAGCGGGACATCGCCGCGCCAGAGCCTCGGCCCGCGGCCAACACGTCCCCGGACGTCGCGTCGGCCGCCGCCCGCGCCGCCCTCCCCGCCGCGCCGACTGCGGCCGTCCCGATTCCGATCGCACCGGCGCCCGTTCCTCCGCCGGAAGCGCCACCCGTCGAGGTTGCACCGCCCGGGGCCGCCCCCGCCGATATTCCGGAGACGCTGCCGGCCGACGGCATGCCGTCGGCCGCCCCAATCGACGCCACCGTTCCGGAGGCTCCCGCGTTGCCCCCGCCCGTCACCCCGATCGAAGCGCTGCCGCCCGCAGCCGTGCCGCCCGCACCGGGTCTGATCCCCGCGCAGCCCACGCCGGTGCAGCAGCGCCCAGGCCTGCTGACCCGGCTCAGGGACCGGCTGTCGAACATCGGCGGCAACGACGAGGCCCCCGCACCACAGGCACCCGTGCCCGCCGCCGCGGGGGCACCTCCGGCGCCGGGCGCTCCGCCCGCGCCGCCGCCCGAAGCCGCTGCGGTGCCGCCCGACGCCCCTGCGCCGCCACCGGAGGCGCCGCTGCTGCCGCCTCAGTGA
- a CDS encoding Pr6Pr family membrane protein: MTAAVTGPAVLRLVLRVSIVAAVLIALVAVELSSRSGVTWRLITFTYQVNILAAAYYLWTLASPRADARVGLRGAVVLYVLIAGVVWNLLLTERSMGYTVANFLLHVVVPVLAVSDWLLVGRGQGRVHWWHPMAWLAYPALYVVVAVVILNEAGRRAPYYFLDPASVGVATVLLNVSVLGGGVLAVGYALLAVNRLATPARIDAV, encoded by the coding sequence GTGACGGCTGCTGTCACCGGTCCCGCGGTTCTGCGTCTGGTGCTGCGAGTCTCGATCGTGGCCGCGGTGCTCATCGCGCTGGTGGCCGTCGAGCTTTCCTCGCGTTCCGGCGTGACGTGGCGGCTGATCACCTTCACCTATCAGGTCAACATCCTTGCCGCGGCGTACTACCTGTGGACTCTGGCCTCGCCACGCGCCGACGCCCGGGTGGGGCTCCGCGGAGCAGTGGTGCTCTATGTCTTGATCGCCGGGGTCGTGTGGAATCTGCTGTTGACGGAACGCAGCATGGGCTACACGGTCGCGAACTTCCTGCTGCACGTCGTCGTGCCGGTCCTGGCGGTCAGCGACTGGTTGCTCGTCGGGCGTGGGCAGGGACGGGTGCATTGGTGGCATCCGATGGCCTGGCTGGCATATCCCGCGCTCTATGTCGTGGTGGCTGTCGTGATTCTCAACGAGGCCGGCCGCCGCGCGCCCTACTATTTCCTGGATCCCGCCAGCGTCGGCGTGGCTACGGTGCTGCTCAACGTCAGTGTGTTGGGTGGCGGTGTGCTCGCCGTCGGCTATGCGTTGCTAGCAGTGAACCGGCTCGCTACACCCGCGCGAATCGATGCCGTTTGA
- a CDS encoding L,D-transpeptidase codes for MLKLRFVAVIAAMVAALSGSVATVSAGVTTPADVVSISPSGMTVGVAHPVTVTFAGRIADRAAAERSLEITSTDTPAGEFSWLNDHVMQWNPTEFWPAHSTIALSFDGTKANFQTGSATVGVASISNHTFTVSVDGEVMREMPASMGKYGFATPTGNFTALEKQSVVIMDSRTIGIPLDDPEGYKLTVYDAVRVTWGGVYVHGAPWSTGSQGYANVSHGCINLSPDNADWYYNTVRIGDPIIVEA; via the coding sequence GTGCTGAAGCTTCGATTCGTGGCCGTGATCGCGGCCATGGTTGCCGCCCTGTCGGGCTCCGTTGCGACCGTGTCCGCCGGTGTCACCACTCCGGCTGACGTGGTCAGCATCTCGCCGTCCGGCATGACAGTCGGTGTCGCGCATCCGGTCACCGTGACCTTCGCGGGGCGCATCGCGGATCGCGCGGCGGCGGAGCGGAGCCTCGAGATCACGTCGACGGACACGCCTGCGGGTGAGTTCAGCTGGCTCAATGACCATGTCATGCAATGGAATCCGACGGAGTTCTGGCCGGCGCACAGCACGATTGCGCTGTCCTTCGATGGCACGAAGGCGAATTTTCAGACCGGGTCGGCCACGGTCGGAGTCGCCAGCATCAGCAATCACACCTTTACCGTCAGCGTGGATGGTGAGGTGATGCGCGAAATGCCGGCGTCGATGGGCAAGTACGGGTTTGCGACACCGACCGGAAACTTCACCGCACTCGAGAAGCAATCGGTCGTGATCATGGATTCGCGGACGATCGGCATCCCGCTGGACGATCCGGAGGGCTACAAGCTCACCGTCTACGACGCGGTGCGTGTCACGTGGGGCGGTGTCTACGTGCATGGCGCGCCGTGGTCGACTGGTTCCCAGGGCTATGCGAATGTCAGCCACGGCTGCATCAACCTCAGCCCGGACAACGCGGACTGGTACTACAACACGGTTCGGATCGGCGATCCGATCATCGTCGAGGCGTAA
- a CDS encoding sterol desaturase family protein, with translation MTTAAARTARKKMTLRDAARQFLKYPSPWMIGAVLVVAVVARVIVGDWQLTDAVVPLAIMAVFPFFEWMIHVFILHWRPKRVGRLTIDPLLSREHRAHHVDPRSLPLIFIPWKSLATWVLPLAIGTALLAFPRLGLGLTFLMCIAVAGLVYEWTHYLIHTDYKPKTAVYRSIWRNHRNHHYKNEHYWFTVTSSGTADRVLQTYPDPAAVENSPTAKKLHAEVPA, from the coding sequence ATGACCACCGCCGCCGCACGTACCGCACGCAAGAAGATGACCCTGCGCGACGCCGCCCGACAATTCCTGAAGTACCCCTCCCCCTGGATGATCGGCGCTGTCCTCGTCGTCGCGGTGGTCGCGCGGGTCATCGTCGGCGACTGGCAGCTCACCGACGCCGTCGTACCCCTGGCGATCATGGCGGTGTTCCCGTTCTTCGAGTGGATGATCCACGTGTTCATCCTGCACTGGCGCCCGAAAAGGGTGGGCCGGCTCACGATCGACCCGCTGCTGTCCAGGGAGCACCGCGCCCACCACGTGGATCCGCGCAGCCTGCCCCTGATCTTCATCCCCTGGAAATCGCTTGCGACATGGGTACTTCCGCTCGCAATCGGAACCGCACTGCTGGCGTTCCCCCGGCTCGGGCTGGGCCTTACCTTCCTGATGTGCATCGCAGTCGCCGGGCTGGTCTACGAGTGGACCCATTACCTGATCCATACCGACTACAAGCCCAAAACCGCTGTCTATCGGTCGATTTGGCGCAATCATCGCAACCACCACTACAAGAACGAGCACTATTGGTTCACGGTCACCAGTTCGGGCACCGCAGACCGCGTGCTGCAGACGTACCCCGACCCGGCCGCGGTGGAGAACTCACCGACGGCGAAGAAACTGCACGCCGAGGTACCGGCCTAG
- a CDS encoding FadR/GntR family transcriptional regulator: MALQPVNRRSVPEDVFEQIVAEVLSGEMQPGESLPSERRLAEVLGVSRPAVREALKRLTAAGLVEVRQGDATTVRDFRRHAGLDLLPRLLIRAGELDVSVVRSILETRLHNGPKVAELAAQRRTPELAGILDEALLALAAETDPVERQRCALTFWDHIVDGADSIALRLMYNTLRATYEPALPALAAVMADEVGRPQAYRELADAIAAGDSARARQAAHDLLEPATTALLSALDDLKDQS; this comes from the coding sequence ATGGCCCTGCAACCGGTGAACCGCCGCTCGGTGCCCGAGGATGTGTTCGAACAGATCGTCGCCGAGGTGCTGAGCGGCGAAATGCAGCCCGGCGAGTCGCTGCCCAGTGAGCGCAGGCTCGCCGAGGTGCTCGGGGTATCGCGGCCCGCCGTGCGCGAGGCGCTCAAGCGCCTCACCGCGGCTGGTCTGGTCGAGGTGCGTCAGGGCGACGCCACCACGGTCCGCGATTTCCGTCGCCACGCCGGCCTCGACCTGCTGCCCCGTCTGCTCATCCGCGCCGGCGAACTCGATGTGTCCGTCGTGCGCAGCATCCTCGAGACCCGCTTACACAACGGGCCCAAAGTCGCCGAACTCGCCGCCCAGCGGCGTACCCCCGAACTCGCCGGAATCCTCGACGAGGCCCTGCTTGCCCTGGCCGCCGAGACCGACCCCGTCGAGCGGCAGCGGTGCGCACTGACGTTCTGGGACCATATAGTCGACGGTGCGGACTCGATCGCACTCCGGTTGATGTACAACACGCTTCGCGCCACCTACGAGCCCGCGCTACCTGCCCTTGCCGCGGTCATGGCCGACGAGGTGGGGCGCCCGCAGGCCTACCGCGAGTTGGCCGATGCGATCGCCGCCGGCGACTCTGCGCGGGCCAGACAAGCCGCACACGATCTGCTCGAACCCGCGACGACCGCGCTTCTGTCCGCCCTCGATGACCTCAAGGACCAATCATGA
- a CDS encoding nuclear transport factor 2 family protein, translating into MGHPFRAAIEARDLDAAVALLREDVVFRSPVVFTPYEGREALRQILAAVIDVFEDFRYIREIGAAGAADHALVFEARVGDKQVQGCDFIHVDANGLIDEFTVMVRPLQAMLALAEAMKARLAAG; encoded by the coding sequence GTGGGGCACCCGTTCCGCGCGGCCATCGAAGCCAGAGATCTCGACGCTGCCGTCGCGTTGCTTCGCGAGGACGTGGTCTTTCGTAGCCCTGTCGTGTTCACCCCGTACGAGGGGCGAGAGGCCCTGAGGCAGATCCTCGCCGCGGTCATCGACGTTTTCGAGGACTTCCGTTACATCCGCGAGATCGGTGCCGCCGGTGCGGCCGACCATGCCTTGGTGTTCGAGGCCAGGGTGGGCGACAAACAGGTGCAGGGCTGCGACTTCATCCACGTCGACGCCAACGGCCTGATCGACGAGTTCACGGTCATGGTGCGGCCCCTGCAGGCGATGCTCGCGCTGGCCGAGGCGATGAAAGCGCGACTCGCCGCAGGATAA
- a CDS encoding lipoprotein LpqH, which translates to MDNRLVATVAVALAAAAAGCSPPPAALGGTTAKVTIDGKNAAEAQAVVCTQTGWMWNIKTPGEPTKLTAFLNSEGGDVTVQSVDFRDLGGFTGTFWDGRVGKAEVTGQGGKFTITGEADGSFKDNPSNAVTATFRIEANC; encoded by the coding sequence ATGGACAATCGACTTGTCGCGACGGTCGCCGTTGCGCTCGCCGCCGCAGCAGCAGGGTGTTCACCGCCGCCGGCCGCACTCGGCGGCACCACCGCGAAGGTGACCATCGACGGCAAGAACGCAGCCGAGGCGCAAGCCGTGGTCTGCACGCAAACCGGGTGGATGTGGAACATAAAGACCCCCGGTGAGCCGACCAAACTGACGGCGTTCCTGAACAGCGAGGGCGGCGACGTCACGGTCCAATCCGTCGATTTCCGCGATCTCGGCGGGTTCACCGGAACGTTCTGGGACGGCCGTGTCGGCAAGGCCGAGGTGACCGGCCAGGGCGGAAAATTCACGATCACCGGCGAGGCCGATGGTTCGTTCAAGGACAATCCGAGCAATGCGGTGACGGCGACGTTCCGTATCGAAGCCAACTGCTGA
- a CDS encoding helix-turn-helix domain-containing protein: MMTAAVQTPPFGTMMRDWRQRRRLSQLDLAIEADVSARHVSFIETGRSSPSRAMVLRLAEVLDIPLREQNQLLMAAGLAPVYSERSLHDPDMAAVRDGVERMLSAYDPFPCVVVDRGWQIVHANAGAGLLLEGVAPSLLEQPNALRISLHPDGLAPRIRNLAQWRHHVIERLRREAAVSGSSDLSALLAEIDAFPGGFDATRDLGGVAVPLELYSQQGQLLTFLSTVTTFGTALDLTAAELSIEAFLPADEATAAALAVKCP; this comes from the coding sequence ATGATGACCGCCGCTGTGCAGACGCCGCCGTTCGGCACGATGATGCGCGATTGGCGGCAGCGGCGGCGGCTGAGCCAGCTGGACCTGGCGATCGAGGCCGACGTGTCCGCGCGCCACGTCAGTTTCATCGAGACTGGCCGCTCGAGTCCGAGTCGGGCGATGGTGCTGCGCCTCGCCGAGGTGCTCGACATTCCGCTTCGCGAACAGAACCAGTTGTTGATGGCTGCCGGACTCGCCCCGGTCTACAGCGAGCGGTCCCTGCACGATCCGGACATGGCAGCCGTTCGCGACGGCGTCGAACGGATGCTCAGCGCATACGACCCCTTCCCCTGCGTCGTCGTTGACCGGGGTTGGCAGATCGTGCATGCGAACGCGGGTGCCGGTCTCCTGCTCGAGGGCGTCGCGCCGAGTCTGCTCGAGCAGCCGAACGCGCTTCGCATCTCGCTGCACCCCGACGGGCTCGCGCCGCGAATCCGCAACCTCGCACAGTGGCGCCACCACGTCATCGAGCGGCTTCGCCGTGAGGCCGCGGTGAGCGGGTCGAGCGACCTGTCAGCGCTGCTGGCCGAAATAGACGCCTTTCCAGGCGGATTCGACGCCACCCGCGATCTCGGCGGTGTCGCGGTACCGCTGGAGCTTTACAGCCAGCAGGGGCAGCTGCTCACGTTCCTGTCCACGGTGACGACATTCGGCACGGCGCTCGACCTGACCGCAGCCGAACTGTCCATCGAGGCGTTTCTGCCCGCCGACGAGGCGACCGCCGCCGCGCTCGCGGTGAAATGCCCATGA
- a CDS encoding cytochrome P450, with product MPTPNLPPGFDFTDPDIYAERLPVDELAHMRKVAPIWWQKQERGNLAFGDDGFWVVTKHKDVKEVSRRSDVFSSNKKTALPRYRDEADPESLEGGKVVLLNQDAPHHTHLRKIISRAFTPRAIESLRDELRLRAADIVKRAAAEGSGDFVEQVSAELPLQAIAGLMGVPQDDRMKLFHWSNQMVGDQDPEYTRNDPTAASVELIMYGMQMAADRGKNPGDDLVTKLVQADVEGHKLTDDEFGFFVILLAVAGNETTRNSITQGMMAFTEFPDQWELFKRERPATAADEIVRWATPVTSFQRTALEDTELGGVQIKKDDRVVMFYRSANFDEEVFSDPYTFNILRDPNPHVGFGGTGAHYCIGANLARMTIDLIFNAIADEMPNLRPISAPERLRSGWLNGIKHWQVDYTGAGAT from the coding sequence ATGCCAACTCCGAACCTTCCGCCTGGATTCGACTTCACCGACCCCGACATCTACGCGGAGCGGCTGCCCGTCGACGAGCTCGCCCACATGCGGAAGGTGGCCCCGATCTGGTGGCAGAAGCAGGAGCGGGGCAATCTCGCGTTCGGCGACGACGGGTTCTGGGTGGTGACCAAGCACAAGGACGTCAAGGAGGTGTCGCGGCGCAGCGACGTCTTCTCCTCCAACAAGAAGACCGCCCTGCCCCGGTACCGCGACGAGGCCGACCCAGAGTCGTTGGAGGGCGGCAAGGTAGTCCTGCTCAACCAGGACGCGCCGCATCACACCCACCTTCGCAAGATCATCTCGCGGGCGTTCACGCCTCGCGCGATCGAGTCGCTGCGCGACGAGCTGCGCCTGCGCGCCGCCGATATCGTCAAACGGGCGGCGGCCGAGGGTTCCGGCGATTTCGTCGAGCAGGTGTCGGCCGAGTTGCCGCTGCAGGCGATCGCCGGGCTGATGGGCGTCCCCCAGGACGACCGGATGAAGCTCTTCCACTGGTCGAACCAGATGGTCGGCGACCAGGACCCCGAATACACCAGGAACGACCCGACGGCCGCGTCCGTCGAACTGATCATGTACGGCATGCAGATGGCGGCTGATCGCGGTAAGAATCCCGGCGACGATCTCGTCACCAAGCTGGTACAGGCCGATGTCGAGGGCCACAAGCTCACCGACGACGAGTTCGGCTTCTTCGTCATCCTGCTGGCGGTGGCCGGGAACGAGACCACCCGCAACTCGATCACCCAGGGCATGATGGCGTTCACCGAATTCCCCGACCAATGGGAGCTTTTCAAGCGGGAGCGGCCCGCGACGGCTGCGGATGAAATCGTCCGCTGGGCCACACCGGTCACCTCCTTCCAGCGCACCGCGCTGGAGGACACCGAGCTGGGTGGCGTCCAGATCAAGAAGGACGACCGCGTCGTGATGTTCTACCGGTCGGCCAACTTCGACGAGGAAGTGTTCTCCGACCCCTACACCTTCAACATCCTGCGGGATCCCAACCCACATGTCGGCTTCGGCGGCACCGGAGCCCACTACTGCATCGGCGCGAACCTGGCCAGGATGACCATCGACCTGATCTTCAACGCCATCGCCGACGAAATGCCGAACCTGAGGCCGATTTCGGCGCCTGAACGCCTACGGTCCGGCTGGCTCAACGGCATCAAGCACTGGCAGGTGGACTACACCGGCGCCGGTGCTACCTGA
- a CDS encoding molybdopterin-dependent oxidoreductase gives MTSENVAAVAAPEGWHPTACILCECNCGIVVQLDGRKLAKIRGDKDHPASQGYTCNKALRLDHYQNNRSRLTSPMRRRPDGSYEEIDWDTAVTEIAAGFKRIADTYGGDKIFYYGGGGQGNHLGGAYSGAFLKALGSHYRSNALAQEKTGEAWVDAHLYGGHTRGEFEHAEVSVFIGKNPWMSQSFPRARTVLNDIAKDPERAMIVIDPVITDTAKMADIHLRVRPGTDAWALAALAAVVVQEDLCDKEFLAEHVTGVDPVLEILRTVDVADYALRCGVDEESIRAAARRIGAAKSVSVFEDLGIQQAPNSTLCSYLNKLLWILTGNFAKRGAQHLHSSFGPLFRHTPDVGRTPVTGAPIVGGLIPSNVIPQEMLGDHPDRFRAMIVESSNPAHSLADSHACREAFSALELMVVIDVAMTETARLAHYVLPAASQYEKAESTFFNLEFPHNTFHLRHRLMEPLEGTLPEPEIWARLVRALGVVCDEELEPLRRAAAEGREAFTVAFLQAVGASPMLGKVLPYVLYETLGPTLPEGLSGAAALWGLAQKAAMTYPEAVQRAGHADGNALFDAILSNRSGVTFTVHEYDDDFALITHADKKIALAMPEMLDEIRGLSDAQPHFTTPDFPIVLSAGERRAYTANDIFRDPTWRKRDADGALRVSLEDAEALGLVHGARARIITAAGSAEASVEISEAMLPGHASLPNGFGLDFVDGEGREHVPGVAPNALTSSDWRDAYAGTPWHKHVPARIEPVAVLGG, from the coding sequence ATGACTAGCGAGAATGTCGCCGCCGTAGCGGCTCCAGAAGGTTGGCATCCGACCGCGTGCATCCTCTGCGAGTGCAACTGCGGGATCGTCGTCCAACTCGATGGCCGCAAGCTGGCGAAGATCCGCGGCGACAAAGACCATCCCGCCTCGCAGGGATACACCTGCAACAAGGCGCTACGGCTGGACCACTACCAGAACAATCGCAGCCGACTGACCTCTCCCATGCGCCGACGTCCCGACGGTAGCTACGAGGAGATCGACTGGGACACAGCGGTCACCGAGATCGCGGCGGGCTTCAAACGCATCGCCGACACCTACGGTGGCGACAAGATCTTCTACTACGGCGGCGGCGGGCAGGGCAACCATCTCGGCGGCGCGTACAGCGGCGCATTCCTCAAGGCGCTCGGCTCGCACTACCGTTCCAATGCGCTCGCCCAGGAGAAGACAGGCGAAGCGTGGGTGGACGCCCACCTCTACGGCGGCCACACGCGAGGAGAGTTCGAGCACGCCGAAGTATCGGTGTTCATCGGTAAGAACCCGTGGATGTCGCAGAGTTTCCCGCGGGCGAGAACGGTGCTCAACGACATCGCCAAAGACCCCGAGCGCGCCATGATCGTCATCGACCCGGTGATCACCGACACCGCGAAGATGGCCGACATCCACCTGCGGGTGCGACCAGGCACCGACGCGTGGGCGTTGGCGGCCCTGGCCGCGGTGGTCGTGCAGGAAGACCTGTGCGATAAGGAGTTTCTCGCCGAGCACGTCACGGGGGTCGACCCCGTGCTGGAAATCCTGCGCACTGTCGACGTCGCCGACTATGCGCTGCGGTGCGGCGTCGACGAGGAATCGATTCGCGCGGCGGCACGTCGGATCGGCGCCGCCAAGAGCGTGTCCGTGTTCGAGGATCTCGGCATCCAGCAGGCACCCAACAGCACACTGTGCTCGTATCTCAACAAGCTGCTCTGGATCCTGACCGGAAATTTCGCGAAACGCGGTGCCCAGCATCTACATTCGTCTTTCGGCCCGTTGTTCCGTCACACTCCCGACGTCGGCCGCACACCGGTCACCGGTGCCCCCATCGTCGGCGGGCTGATCCCCAGCAACGTCATACCGCAGGAGATGCTGGGCGATCACCCGGACCGGTTCCGAGCCATGATCGTCGAGAGCAGCAATCCCGCCCATTCGCTGGCGGATTCCCACGCGTGCCGCGAGGCGTTCAGCGCGCTGGAACTGATGGTGGTGATCGACGTCGCGATGACGGAAACCGCGCGGCTGGCCCACTACGTGCTGCCAGCCGCGTCGCAGTACGAGAAGGCCGAGTCGACCTTCTTCAACCTCGAATTTCCGCACAACACCTTCCATTTGCGCCACCGATTGATGGAGCCACTCGAGGGAACCCTCCCCGAGCCGGAAATCTGGGCCCGCCTGGTGCGGGCGCTCGGCGTGGTCTGCGACGAGGAGCTCGAACCGCTGCGGCGCGCCGCGGCCGAAGGTCGCGAGGCATTCACCGTCGCCTTCCTGCAGGCTGTCGGCGCTAGTCCGATGCTCGGCAAGGTACTCCCCTACGTGCTGTACGAAACGCTGGGACCCACGCTGCCCGAAGGACTTTCGGGAGCCGCGGCACTGTGGGGGCTCGCGCAGAAGGCGGCCATGACCTATCCAGAAGCGGTGCAACGGGCCGGGCACGCCGACGGCAACGCGCTGTTCGACGCGATCTTGTCGAACCGCTCCGGCGTCACGTTCACGGTGCACGAGTACGACGACGACTTCGCGTTGATCACGCACGCCGATAAGAAGATCGCGCTGGCGATGCCGGAGATGCTCGACGAGATCCGCGGTCTGTCCGACGCGCAACCGCACTTCACGACACCCGACTTCCCCATCGTGCTGTCCGCCGGCGAACGTCGCGCCTACACGGCGAATGACATTTTCCGCGACCCGACGTGGCGAAAGCGTGACGCCGACGGCGCGCTGCGGGTCAGCCTCGAGGACGCCGAGGCACTCGGCCTGGTCCACGGTGCGCGGGCCCGCATCATCACCGCGGCGGGCAGCGCGGAAGCGAGCGTCGAGATCAGCGAGGCGATGCTGCCGGGCCACGCGTCACTGCCCAACGGGTTCGGTCTCGACTTCGTGGACGGGGAGGGCCGGGAACACGTTCCTGGCGTGGCGCCGAATGCGTTGACGTCGTCCGACTGGCGTGATGCGTACGCCGGCACACCGTGGCACAAGCATGTGCCCGCCCGGATCGAACCGGTCGCCGTTCTAGGCGGCTGA
- a CDS encoding TetR/AcrR family transcriptional regulator has translation MVSPRERMVISAALLIRERGAHPTAIADVLEHSGAPRGSAYHYFPGGRTQLLCEAIDYTGEYIAAKIAKAESGIDALDRLFADYRKQLLKSDFRAGCPVVAVSVESGDPEKPDAAAAVIERAAAAFSRWTDLITARLISDGVPTRRAAELAMLTTTSVEGAIVVARASRDVTALDLVHGQLRALVLAETSERKSGDD, from the coding sequence ATGGTTAGTCCCCGCGAGCGGATGGTCATATCGGCCGCTCTCCTCATTCGCGAGCGCGGCGCCCACCCGACCGCCATCGCCGACGTGCTGGAGCACAGCGGAGCCCCGCGCGGATCGGCCTACCATTACTTCCCCGGCGGCCGCACCCAGCTGCTGTGCGAAGCGATCGACTACACGGGCGAGTACATCGCGGCGAAGATCGCCAAAGCCGAATCCGGCATCGACGCACTCGACAGGCTGTTCGCCGACTATCGAAAGCAGTTGCTGAAAAGTGACTTTCGCGCGGGGTGTCCCGTCGTCGCCGTCAGTGTGGAGTCGGGTGACCCCGAGAAGCCCGACGCCGCCGCGGCGGTGATCGAGCGGGCGGCCGCGGCCTTCAGCCGATGGACGGACCTCATCACCGCCCGGCTGATATCGGATGGCGTCCCCACGAGGCGCGCCGCCGAACTCGCCATGCTGACAACCACATCCGTCGAAGGCGCGATCGTCGTCGCGCGCGCTTCTCGAGACGTCACGGCTCTCGACCTCGTTCATGGCCAGTTACGCGCCCTCGTGCTGGCCGAGACCTCGGAAAGGAAATCCGGAGATGACTAG